A single window of candidate division KSB1 bacterium DNA harbors:
- a CDS encoding DUF3160 domain-containing protein, producing the protein MCKIFWIWLLPAVTVAQDMLADITKVIETPFGIYSPRLVTVVPNAENCDPGPNLQHVVNLADFSFSPEQLQKLKENGFVVTPALRGNRCGYNEMFDLYTDCRENGIPQFITTDVMLHGFHLMFDRILKACEEQRFIAQLDALLEAVTEKTRAQYDAATNPSAREAIFRNLDYLLVASQLLTPKQFFVDPLPGGRWSEEVALILDAAAAFVPSPIFGYPEDYTQYKPRGHYTRSEELQRYFRCMMWLGRMTFSCEKDEAYDRSMTLSAVLLVQALIQARVDGRSGVDVWEDLYQPTVFFVGKSDDIHYQPYHELAYSIYGKSFPIYPPDTFANEEKLRLFVHEISKIAPAQITYEGQPKKGFRFMGQRFVPDSWILDELVYGKLRNRFMPAGLDVMIVLGPCEQSRKEWAFRHLPANDQANELYVAKLDTLKKIFRSYDDTVWAQNLYWNWLYCLMPLLMPKGEGYPFFMRGEAWRDKDLHAALASWAELRHDTILYVKQSGTERGLPPAAAQVQGYVEPNPHLFARLASLADFMILGLKSRNLLFDEFRDHLAAFYELADNLAGIAEKELSRRRLSSDDYQLIFDFSKTFYNIVTFQPSLCSEGPPPLGDAPEPMPVIADVHTDANSGLVLEEGVGFPYAVYVICCIEGQPTIAKGAGFSYYEFTHPMSDRLTDEQWRKMLTSDDPPQPPSWIESFFCAGENQKAGESAAWEKPNSTTVRIDLPEYVDSGTSFTLTFRLLNDWDDAEPRVTFFPPNGEPISLPLAKEGLDWRAVVSTLNLATGTAFLNIEKVSRGQKLFYRTHFEIMPSSTVQSNLPPCSYELTQNYPNPFPGHTLLCLNLTEKSRVRVELYDLRGRLVVVLLNQDLSAGTHSVFWDGLDRQGQIAPNGVYLCRSIINDKVEIKRMVMTR; encoded by the coding sequence ATGTGTAAAATATTTTGGATTTGGCTGCTGCCTGCGGTGACCGTGGCGCAGGACATGCTTGCCGACATTACAAAAGTAATCGAAACGCCGTTCGGCATCTATTCGCCGCGACTGGTGACCGTGGTGCCGAATGCGGAAAATTGCGATCCCGGCCCGAATTTGCAGCACGTCGTAAATCTCGCGGATTTTTCTTTCTCGCCGGAACAGCTGCAAAAATTGAAGGAAAACGGCTTTGTGGTAACGCCCGCTTTACGCGGCAATCGATGCGGCTATAATGAAATGTTCGACCTCTACACCGATTGCCGCGAAAACGGCATTCCCCAATTCATTACCACCGACGTCATGCTGCACGGCTTTCACTTGATGTTCGACCGCATCCTCAAAGCGTGCGAGGAGCAGCGGTTCATCGCTCAACTTGATGCGCTGTTGGAAGCCGTTACAGAAAAGACGCGTGCCCAGTACGATGCGGCGACCAATCCCTCGGCGCGCGAGGCCATTTTTCGCAACTTGGACTATCTGTTGGTCGCCTCTCAATTGCTGACGCCGAAGCAGTTTTTCGTCGATCCGTTGCCCGGCGGCCGCTGGTCGGAAGAAGTGGCCCTCATTCTCGACGCCGCAGCCGCGTTTGTGCCTTCGCCCATTTTCGGCTATCCCGAGGACTATACGCAGTATAAACCGCGCGGTCACTACACCCGCAGCGAAGAACTGCAGCGCTATTTTCGCTGCATGATGTGGCTGGGCAGAATGACTTTTTCCTGCGAAAAGGATGAAGCCTATGACCGCAGCATGACGCTCAGCGCCGTTCTGCTGGTTCAGGCTCTCATTCAGGCCCGAGTCGACGGCCGCAGCGGCGTCGACGTTTGGGAGGACCTATACCAACCGACGGTTTTCTTTGTCGGTAAAAGCGACGACATCCACTATCAGCCTTATCACGAGCTCGCCTACTCGATTTACGGCAAGAGCTTTCCAATTTACCCGCCGGACACGTTTGCCAACGAAGAGAAACTGCGTCTTTTTGTGCACGAAATCAGCAAAATCGCACCGGCGCAAATCACCTATGAAGGCCAACCCAAGAAGGGTTTTCGCTTTATGGGTCAGCGGTTTGTGCCCGATTCGTGGATTCTCGACGAGCTGGTTTACGGCAAGCTGCGCAACCGTTTCATGCCCGCCGGTCTGGATGTGATGATTGTACTCGGCCCTTGTGAACAATCTCGCAAAGAATGGGCATTTCGACATCTTCCGGCAAACGATCAGGCAAACGAGTTGTATGTCGCAAAGCTGGACACGCTCAAAAAGATCTTTCGCAGTTACGATGATACGGTGTGGGCGCAGAATCTTTATTGGAACTGGCTCTATTGCCTGATGCCGCTGCTGATGCCCAAAGGCGAGGGCTATCCCTTCTTTATGCGCGGCGAGGCTTGGCGCGATAAAGACCTGCACGCCGCGCTGGCCTCCTGGGCGGAACTGCGGCACGACACGATTCTGTACGTCAAACAAAGCGGCACCGAGAGGGGCCTGCCGCCTGCCGCCGCTCAGGTGCAGGGCTACGTTGAACCGAATCCGCATCTGTTTGCCCGTTTGGCTTCCCTGGCGGATTTTATGATCCTCGGATTGAAAAGCCGTAACCTCTTGTTCGACGAATTTCGCGATCATCTCGCCGCTTTTTACGAGCTGGCGGACAATCTGGCCGGCATAGCGGAAAAGGAGCTCAGCCGCCGGCGCCTTTCTTCCGACGACTATCAGCTCATTTTTGACTTTAGCAAAACCTTTTACAACATTGTCACTTTCCAGCCTTCGCTCTGCTCCGAAGGCCCGCCGCCCCTAGGCGATGCGCCGGAACCCATGCCGGTCATTGCCGATGTGCATACCGATGCCAACAGCGGCCTGGTGTTGGAGGAAGGAGTCGGTTTTCCTTACGCCGTTTATGTGATCTGCTGCATCGAAGGTCAGCCGACAATTGCTAAGGGTGCGGGATTTTCTTATTACGAGTTTACCCATCCAATGAGCGACCGCTTGACCGACGAGCAATGGCGCAAAATGCTGACCTCGGATGATCCGCCGCAGCCGCCGAGCTGGATCGAGAGCTTTTTCTGTGCGGGCGAAAACCAAAAAGCAGGCGAATCTGCGGCATGGGAAAAACCGAATTCGACGACGGTCCGCATCGATCTGCCGGAATACGTCGACAGCGGGACCTCATTTACTCTTACCTTCAGGCTGCTGAACGATTGGGACGATGCCGAACCGCGGGTGACGTTCTTCCCGCCTAACGGTGAGCCCATTTCCCTTCCGCTCGCTAAAGAGGGTTTGGACTGGCGCGCTGTCGTGTCGACGCTGAATCTCGCAACAGGGACGGCTTTTCTCAATATCGAAAAAGTGAGCCGCGGGCAAAAACTTTTTTACCGCACGCACTTTGAAATTATGCCCTCCTCTACCGTCCAATCCAATCTGCCGCCGTGCTCTTATGAGTTGACGCAGAATTATCCCAATCCATTCCCCGGCCATACTCTCTTGTGTTTAAATTTGACGGAAAAAAGTCGGGTTCGAGTCGAGTTGTATGATCTCCGCGGCAGATTGGTCGTCGTGCTCCTAAATCAGGACCTTTCGGCAGGCACACATTCCGTTTTTTGGGACGGGTTGGATCGCCAAGGTCAGATCGCCCCGAACGGCGTCTATTTATGTCGATCAATTATTAACGATAAAGTGGAAATAAAGAGAATGGTGATGACGCGATGA
- a CDS encoding adenosine-specific kinase, translating to MQIKTVQIENPDQLNFILGQSHFIKTVTDVHEALVGAVPGIKFGLAFCEASGPRLVRRTGTDPSLVELAVKNLLAIGAGHSFILFVKDAYPINILKTLWNVPEIVHFFCASSNPVTVVIAENEQGRGILGVIDGQSPLGVESEEDVAKRQKFLRDIGYKL from the coding sequence ATGCAAATCAAAACAGTACAAATTGAGAATCCTGATCAGCTCAACTTTATTTTAGGCCAATCGCATTTCATTAAAACGGTGACCGACGTGCACGAAGCGCTGGTTGGAGCCGTTCCGGGCATCAAGTTCGGGCTGGCTTTTTGTGAGGCGTCGGGGCCGCGCCTGGTGCGCCGAACCGGCACCGATCCGTCTCTTGTTGAACTGGCCGTCAAGAATCTATTGGCGATCGGCGCCGGCCACAGTTTCATCCTTTTTGTAAAGGATGCTTACCCCATCAACATTCTCAAAACGCTTTGGAACGTGCCGGAAATTGTGCACTTTTTCTGCGCCTCGTCCAACCCGGTAACGGTGGTGATTGCCGAAAATGAGCAGGGACGCGGCATTCTCGGCGTCATCGACGGTCAGAGTCCTCTCGGTGTGGAAAGTGAAGAAGATGTCGCCAAGCGGCAAAAGTTCCTGCGCGATATCGGCTACAAGCTCTAA
- a CDS encoding haloacid dehalogenase-like hydrolase, with translation MKLFLFDIDGTLVLSGGAGKRAMSRAFADLYGFEDVMDGIPLSGRTDDRIMMDAYAKAGIEFSRAELERFKERYFSLLPTEMAQNGGDKRVMPGVKELLSALSRRNDSALGLLTGNWERSGRIKIAYFGLDSYFPFGAFSDDASDREALVPIAVERFRRLHGFEPSPREIYVIGDTPADILCAKPHGVVSVAVAAAAHSVDELRKYEPDLLFPDLTDLETVLKAFNG, from the coding sequence GTGAAGCTTTTTCTGTTTGATATCGACGGTACGCTGGTGCTGAGCGGCGGAGCGGGCAAGCGCGCCATGAGTCGCGCTTTTGCCGACCTTTACGGTTTTGAGGACGTGATGGACGGTATTCCGCTTTCCGGCCGCACCGATGACCGGATCATGATGGATGCCTATGCCAAAGCGGGCATTGAGTTTTCCCGCGCCGAGCTGGAACGCTTTAAAGAGCGCTATTTTTCCTTGTTGCCGACCGAAATGGCCCAAAACGGAGGCGATAAGAGGGTGATGCCCGGCGTCAAGGAGCTGCTCTCGGCGCTCTCTCGCCGAAACGACTCGGCGCTTGGGCTTTTGACTGGGAACTGGGAGCGCAGCGGACGCATCAAGATCGCTTATTTCGGCCTCGATTCCTATTTCCCGTTCGGCGCTTTTTCCGATGATGCGAGCGATCGAGAGGCGCTGGTGCCGATTGCCGTCGAACGATTTAGGAGATTGCACGGCTTTGAGCCGTCGCCGCGTGAAATCTATGTGATCGGCGATACGCCGGCCGATATTTTGTGCGCCAAACCGCACGGCGTCGTTTCTGTGGCCGTGGCGGCTGCAGCTCACTCGGTCGACGAGTTGCGCAAATATGAACCGGATCTTTTATTTCCCGACCTGACCGACTTGGAGACAGTCCTGAAAGCCTTTAACGGATAG
- a CDS encoding zinc ribbon domain-containing protein has product MKECPGCALEVEEQFERCPICGYEFPVIKRHRKWMAILLLIVFSYPLLQAVKRLVQILASP; this is encoded by the coding sequence ATGAAGGAATGTCCGGGCTGCGCGCTTGAAGTGGAGGAACAATTCGAGCGTTGTCCGATTTGCGGCTATGAATTTCCCGTCATCAAGCGGCACCGTAAATGGATGGCGATCCTTTTGCTGATCGTTTTCAGCTATCCGCTGCTGCAGGCGGTGAAACGGTTGGTGCAGATTTTAGCATCACCGTAA
- a CDS encoding aminopeptidase produces the protein MQDPRYDRLAEVIVSHSTRLQPDENILIEATDVPSEMVIALIRRIKAAGAHPFVSLKQNAVLRELYRCESEQAMRLAGEFEAARMRRMHAYVGLRGSLNAAELSDVSEAGMKLYQTHWLKPVHLEIRVPKTKWVVLRWPHPSMAQSAGMSTEAFEEFYFSVCTLDYAKLSRAMDALVARMQKTDRIRIIGPGTDLSFSIKGMPAIKCAGERNLPDGEVFTAPLRESVEGVIRYTAKTIYQGVVHEGVTLEFRQGRIIRASSDKSDHLNRVLDTDEGARYIGEFSLGVNSFITRPMLDILFDEKISGSFHLTPGAAYENESDNGNRSSIHWDMVCIQTPEYGGGEIYFDDCLIRRDGRFVVEDLFALNPENFN, from the coding sequence ATGCAGGACCCCCGATATGACCGCTTGGCCGAAGTGATCGTCTCTCATTCCACCCGTCTGCAACCGGATGAGAACATCCTGATTGAAGCAACCGACGTTCCGTCGGAAATGGTGATTGCGCTCATTCGGCGCATCAAAGCGGCCGGTGCGCATCCGTTCGTCAGCCTCAAGCAAAATGCCGTCCTCCGTGAACTCTACCGTTGCGAAAGCGAGCAGGCGATGCGCCTTGCCGGCGAATTCGAGGCAGCGCGCATGCGCAGGATGCATGCCTACGTCGGATTACGCGGCAGCCTCAACGCTGCGGAATTGTCCGACGTTTCCGAGGCGGGGATGAAGCTGTATCAGACACATTGGCTCAAACCGGTGCATCTTGAAATTCGAGTACCGAAGACCAAGTGGGTGGTTTTACGCTGGCCTCACCCTTCCATGGCTCAATCCGCCGGCATGAGTACTGAAGCTTTCGAAGAGTTCTACTTTTCCGTCTGCACGCTCGATTATGCCAAGTTGTCGCGGGCCATGGATGCGCTGGTCGCGCGTATGCAAAAGACCGACCGCATCCGCATCATCGGGCCGGGCACAGATCTCAGCTTTTCCATTAAAGGCATGCCGGCGATCAAATGCGCCGGAGAACGCAATCTACCGGACGGCGAAGTGTTTACGGCACCGCTGCGGGAATCTGTCGAAGGCGTCATTCGTTATACTGCCAAAACGATCTATCAAGGTGTGGTGCATGAGGGCGTGACGCTCGAGTTTCGACAAGGCAGGATCATCCGTGCATCTTCGGACAAAAGCGATCATTTGAACCGGGTTTTGGACACTGATGAGGGTGCCAGGTACATTGGTGAATTCTCGCTCGGCGTAAACTCTTTCATCACCCGGCCGATGTTGGACATTTTGTTTGACGAAAAAATCAGCGGTTCTTTTCATTTAACGCCCGGCGCTGCCTATGAAAACGAATCCGATAACGGCAACCGCTCCAGTATTCATTGGGATATGGTCTGCATTCAGACGCCGGAATACGGCGGCGGCGAAATTTATTTCGACGACTGCCTCATCCGACGCGACGGCAGGTTTGTCGTCGAGGATTTGTTCGCTTTAAATCCTGAAAATTTTAACTAA
- a CDS encoding SelT/SelW/SelH family (seleno)protein produces the protein MKVTIEFCMMUNYYPRAAGLALEIEKQLGIKPELVQSSGGVFEVYYDGRLVFSKKATGRFPSHEEILAELEQRKSDG, from the coding sequence ATGAAGGTGACTATCGAATTCTGCATGATGTGAAACTACTATCCCCGAGCAGCCGGTCTGGCGCTGGAGATAGAAAAACAACTCGGCATCAAGCCGGAACTTGTCCAATCGAGCGGGGGCGTTTTTGAGGTTTACTACGACGGCAGGCTTGTCTTTTCCAAAAAGGCGACCGGAAGATTCCCGAGCCATGAAGAAATACTTGCGGAACTTGAACAACGAAAATCGGACGGCTAA
- the pruA gene encoding L-glutamate gamma-semialdehyde dehydrogenase, with translation MLTEFRNEPYTDFSVPEHRKAQEEAIRAVERQFDRKYALWINDQEIKTDRLLKSYNPSEKDQVVGTFYKAGKHEVDRAIAVAEEAWQKWRCIPPAERAAVLLRAAQLMRKRKYELNAWLILEAGKNWQEAEADTSEAIDFCEFYAREMIRWSEIKGVTPFPNEMTELRYLPLGVGAVIPPWNFPLAILTGMTVAALVTGNAVLLKPASDTPVIGYQLVQILRQAGLPAGVLSYLPGSGAEIGDYLVQHPKIRFICFTGSKEVGLRINELAAKLSPGQKWIKRVIAEMGGKDTIIVEPDADLQEAAAAVIASAFGYQGQKCSACSRLIVAAEIYERFVDMIADRAKKLTIGPAKEFDTFLGPVINAASEQKILEYIEIGKTEGELVCGGGKAPGNGYYIQPTIFKNVEPGARIDQEEIFGPVLAVLKSHSFEQALEMANATEYGLTGSVFTRDRYKIDLAKRRFFVGNLYINRKCTGAMVGAHPFGGFNMSGTDSKAGGMDYLGLFMQAKSISEKLG, from the coding sequence ATGCTGACCGAATTTAGAAACGAACCTTACACGGATTTTTCGGTTCCTGAGCATCGTAAAGCGCAGGAAGAGGCGATTAGAGCAGTAGAAAGACAATTCGATCGCAAGTATGCGCTTTGGATCAATGACCAGGAAATTAAAACCGATCGGCTATTAAAGAGCTACAATCCTTCCGAGAAGGATCAAGTGGTCGGCACCTTTTACAAAGCGGGCAAGCATGAGGTGGATCGGGCGATTGCCGTCGCGGAAGAAGCGTGGCAAAAGTGGCGCTGCATACCGCCTGCCGAGCGTGCAGCCGTGCTGTTGCGCGCCGCCCAGTTGATGCGCAAGCGCAAGTACGAATTGAATGCCTGGCTCATCCTTGAAGCGGGAAAAAATTGGCAGGAGGCCGAGGCTGACACCTCTGAAGCCATTGATTTTTGCGAATTTTATGCGCGGGAAATGATCCGTTGGAGCGAAATCAAGGGCGTAACTCCATTCCCCAACGAAATGACCGAGCTGCGCTATCTGCCGTTGGGCGTCGGCGCCGTTATTCCGCCGTGGAATTTCCCCCTGGCGATTCTCACCGGCATGACCGTGGCGGCGCTCGTAACGGGGAATGCCGTCCTGCTCAAACCGGCCAGCGATACGCCGGTGATCGGCTATCAGCTGGTACAGATTCTCCGGCAGGCGGGTTTGCCTGCGGGCGTTTTGAGCTATCTCCCCGGCAGCGGAGCTGAAATCGGCGACTATTTGGTGCAGCACCCCAAGATACGATTCATCTGCTTTACCGGCTCCAAAGAGGTAGGGTTGCGCATCAACGAGCTGGCGGCAAAACTGAGTCCCGGACAAAAATGGATCAAGCGGGTCATCGCCGAAATGGGCGGCAAGGATACGATCATCGTAGAACCGGATGCCGATCTGCAGGAAGCTGCCGCTGCGGTCATTGCTTCTGCTTTCGGCTATCAAGGCCAAAAGTGCTCGGCCTGTTCCCGGCTGATCGTTGCGGCGGAAATCTATGAAAGATTCGTCGACATGATCGCCGATCGAGCGAAAAAACTGACGATCGGTCCGGCCAAAGAATTCGACACATTCCTGGGTCCGGTGATCAATGCGGCATCGGAGCAAAAAATCCTCGAGTATATCGAAATCGGCAAGACGGAGGGTGAGTTGGTTTGCGGCGGCGGCAAAGCGCCGGGCAACGGTTATTATATCCAGCCGACGATCTTTAAAAATGTCGAACCTGGAGCACGCATTGATCAGGAAGAAATTTTCGGCCCTGTTTTAGCCGTCCTCAAGTCGCATTCCTTCGAGCAGGCGCTCGAAATGGCGAATGCCACCGAATACGGACTGACCGGTTCCGTTTTCACACGCGACCGCTATAAAATAGATTTGGCAAAGCGTCGGTTTTTCGTCGGCAATCTTTACATCAACCGCAAATGCACCGGCGCCATGGTAGGGGCACACCCTTTCGGAGGGTTCAACATGAGCGGCACCGATTCAAAAGCCGGCGGTATGGATTACCTGGGTTTGTTTATGCAGGCCAAATCGATCAGCGAGAAACTGGGATAG
- a CDS encoding T9SS type A sorting domain-containing protein, producing MRITATVTAVLLTISLTGMLSAQTFIPLINPSFEEPGVGKIKGWDGECADPNWTGALDDIPGWTSDTVPWDSGVETGYTPTDGEYTAFLMGADSSVYQITDYVIQPNDDIRLAFDSRITWAATLLEALFIYVDDAGNKVPIAGDIFEITGEMMPYEIAFKAAEHPEAVGHLLGIWFDNVSENGQSWLGLDNLVLMNFAPSAVADAVKPAKFALAQNYPNPFNPQTEICYALAREGWVRLSVFDATGRVVSVLVDGRQTAGEHRMTFAAKNLHSGIYFLRLETTEGSLTRKMILAK from the coding sequence ATGAGAATAACTGCTACCGTAACAGCTGTGCTGCTGACAATTTCCCTAACGGGAATGCTTTCAGCACAAACCTTCATTCCGCTGATCAATCCCAGCTTTGAAGAGCCCGGCGTGGGCAAGATCAAGGGCTGGGACGGCGAGTGCGCGGATCCGAATTGGACCGGAGCGCTGGATGATATTCCCGGCTGGACCAGCGATACCGTGCCCTGGGATTCCGGCGTAGAGACCGGATATACCCCGACTGACGGCGAATATACGGCCTTTTTGATGGGCGCCGATTCCTCTGTCTATCAAATTACCGACTATGTGATTCAGCCGAACGACGACATCCGCTTGGCGTTCGATTCCCGCATTACCTGGGCGGCGACGCTGTTGGAAGCTTTGTTCATCTATGTGGACGATGCGGGGAATAAAGTGCCTATCGCGGGTGACATTTTCGAGATTACAGGCGAAATGATGCCTTATGAGATCGCCTTCAAAGCGGCGGAGCATCCGGAGGCAGTCGGTCATTTGCTCGGGATCTGGTTCGACAACGTCAGCGAAAATGGTCAGTCGTGGCTGGGATTGGATAATCTGGTGCTTATGAACTTTGCTCCCTCTGCCGTTGCCGACGCTGTAAAGCCGGCCAAGTTTGCTCTGGCGCAGAACTATCCCAACCCGTTCAATCCACAGACCGAAATCTGCTATGCATTGGCCCGCGAAGGCTGGGTACGCTTGAGCGTTTTCGACGCAACGGGCAGGGTAGTTTCCGTTTTAGTCGATGGGCGGCAAACTGCGGGTGAGCATCGGATGACTTTTGCGGCAAAGAATCTGCACAGCGGTATCTATTTCTTACGTCTTGAAACGACGGAAGGCTCGCTGACGCGCAAAATGATCTTGGCCAAATAA